The proteins below are encoded in one region of Micromonospora pisi:
- a CDS encoding dolichyl-phosphate-mannose--protein mannosyltransferase, with amino-acid sequence MIDRGLPAAYDRGVPLASTAQTASRDSDRDHSGGPATDPPDGPTASSTVTDPGLPGGRGLPAILRRRLVPLDTRLDPYSWPATLAVVAIAAVLRLVGLSHPKGKIFDELYYAKDAWGLVSKGVEWNYKDNVASFVVHPPLGKWMIGIGEWAFGYYDVDGNVVAAGHIVTTSPEFGWRFSAAIIGTLSVLLMVRIARRLFGSTVLGCAAGLLLALDGFHLVLSRTALLDIFLLFFVFAAFAALVVDRDHRRRRWLNAIEAGLDPSRLGRAGRLPFRLPDSVPWWRLLAAVLLGCALGVKWSALYFVPAFALLVIFWEVGARHSAGVRRPWRDALIGEIGWLALAGVLMVLTYLATWSGWFLTDHGYYRHWLADSGKTELPVIGALQNLWEYHSQAYKFHTSLVAKHQYQSWPWQWLLLGRPVAFYWSSDGSCGAPSCAAEILLLGTPILWWSFLPALAALGWLGIARRDWRAGAILLSVAAGLLPWFWFAFDGRTMFSFYAAPALPFLILSVTYVLGAIIGPPRAPSPARSVVRSPAPPVDGTTTGLSADERSDETLPAELSSRPPSDDAGVDRHTVGVIIAGAYVLLVALCFAYFYPTFVGELLPYAKWSARMWLGSRWI; translated from the coding sequence ATGATCGATCGAGGACTTCCCGCAGCCTACGATCGGGGGGTGCCCCTGGCGTCGACAGCGCAGACCGCAAGCCGCGACAGCGACCGCGATCACTCGGGCGGTCCGGCGACCGACCCACCCGACGGTCCCACGGCGAGTTCCACCGTGACCGATCCGGGGCTGCCCGGCGGCCGCGGCCTGCCCGCTATCCTGCGGCGCCGGCTGGTCCCGCTCGACACCCGACTGGATCCGTACTCGTGGCCCGCCACGCTCGCCGTGGTGGCCATCGCCGCCGTGCTGCGGCTGGTCGGACTGAGTCACCCCAAGGGCAAGATCTTCGACGAGCTCTACTACGCCAAGGACGCCTGGGGCCTGGTCAGCAAGGGCGTCGAGTGGAACTACAAGGACAACGTCGCGTCGTTCGTGGTCCACCCGCCACTGGGCAAGTGGATGATCGGGATCGGCGAGTGGGCGTTCGGCTACTACGACGTCGACGGCAACGTCGTGGCCGCCGGGCACATCGTCACCACCTCGCCCGAGTTCGGCTGGCGCTTCTCCGCGGCCATCATCGGCACGCTATCGGTCCTGCTCATGGTGCGGATCGCCCGCCGACTGTTCGGGTCGACCGTGCTCGGCTGCGCCGCCGGCCTGCTGCTCGCCCTCGACGGGTTCCACCTGGTGCTCTCCCGCACCGCCCTGCTCGACATCTTCCTGCTCTTCTTCGTCTTCGCCGCGTTCGCCGCGCTGGTCGTCGACCGGGACCACCGGCGCCGGCGCTGGCTGAACGCGATCGAGGCGGGACTCGACCCGAGCCGCCTCGGGCGCGCCGGTCGGCTGCCGTTCCGGTTGCCCGACAGCGTGCCGTGGTGGCGGCTACTCGCCGCCGTGCTGCTCGGCTGCGCGCTCGGAGTCAAGTGGAGCGCGCTCTACTTCGTACCGGCATTCGCCCTGCTGGTGATCTTCTGGGAGGTCGGTGCCCGTCACTCGGCCGGCGTACGCCGGCCCTGGCGGGACGCCCTGATCGGCGAGATCGGCTGGCTGGCCCTGGCCGGTGTACTGATGGTGCTCACCTACCTCGCCACCTGGTCGGGCTGGTTCCTGACCGACCACGGCTACTACCGGCACTGGCTGGCCGACTCCGGGAAGACCGAATTGCCGGTCATCGGGGCGTTGCAGAACCTGTGGGAATACCACTCCCAGGCGTACAAATTCCACACCTCGCTAGTCGCGAAGCACCAATACCAGTCGTGGCCGTGGCAGTGGCTGCTACTCGGCCGCCCGGTCGCGTTCTACTGGTCCTCGGATGGCAGTTGCGGCGCACCGAGCTGCGCCGCCGAGATCCTGCTGCTCGGCACCCCGATCCTCTGGTGGTCCTTCCTGCCCGCGCTGGCCGCACTCGGCTGGCTCGGCATCGCCCGCCGCGACTGGCGGGCCGGGGCGATCCTGCTCTCCGTCGCCGCCGGACTGCTCCCCTGGTTCTGGTTCGCCTTCGACGGGCGGACGATGTTCTCCTTCTACGCGGCCCCAGCCCTGCCGTTCCTCATCCTCTCGGTGACCTACGTGCTCGGCGCGATCATCGGCCCGCCCCGGGCGCCCTCGCCGGCACGGTCCGTCGTGCGATCCCCGGCACCACCGGTTGACGGCACCACCACCGGACTGTCCGCCGACGAACGCTCCGACGAGACACTGCCCGCCGAGCTGTCGAGCCGGCCCCCGTCCGACGACGCCGGGGTGGACCGGCACACGGTCGGCGTCATCATTGCCGGGGCATACGTCCTGCTGGTGGCGCTCTGCTTCGCGTACTTCTACCCGACCTTCGTCGGCGAACTCCTCCCCTACGCCAAATGGTCCGCCCGCATGTGGCTGGGCAGCCGCTGGATCTGA